One region of Rana temporaria chromosome 9, aRanTem1.1, whole genome shotgun sequence genomic DNA includes:
- the SFT2D3 gene encoding vesicle transport protein SFT2C, with protein MYGGLNVFANLYLHRDKGGSVAAMADLGRQLQEYVAQNKAGNSGSASSVSSSSGERSEGAWKAWLSRPSTGLSWSWTPVDPDPLLPGMSGSQRLIGAVLCAGMAALCFALAGLYVPLLLLRARKFAMLWSMGSLLGLCAAALLRGPSRLLRELDPWLLLYLVALGGTLYSALGIRSTSLTVLGAAAQIITGAALLLGMLPGGAAGRRYISGLCGSLVKKGVSKALPV; from the coding sequence ATGTACGGTGGCCTGAATGTTTTCGCCAATCTTTATTTACACAGAGACAAAGGCGGAAGTGTCGCCGCTATGGCGGATCTTGGAAGGCAGTTGCAGGAGTACGTGGCTCAGAATAAAGCTGGAAATAGTGGCAGTGCTTCCTCGGTGTCTTCATCCTCTGGGGAGCGCTCAGAAGGGGCATGGAAGGCCTGGCTCTCCCGTCCCAGCACTGGATTGTCCTGGTCATGGACTCCTGTGGATCCAGACCCTCTGCTGCCAGGGATGTCAGGGTCTCAGAGGCTGATTGGAGCTGTACTATGCGCAGGAATGGCTGCATTGTGTTTTGCCCTGGCGGGTCTGTATGTGCCTCTGCTGCTGCTCCGCGCCCGGAAATTCGCCATGCTGTGGTCCATGGGGTCCCTCCTGGGCCTGTGTGCTGCAGCCCTCCTGCGGGGCCCCAGTCGGCTGCTCCGAGAGCTTGATCCATGGCTACTGCTATATCTGGTGGCACTTGGTGGGACGCTGTATTCCGCACTGGGGATCCGCAGTACTTCTCTCACCGtgctgggggctgctgcacaaatCATCACCGGAGCCGCCCTGCTGTTGGGGATGCTCCCAGGCGGAGCCGCAGGAAGACGGTATATCAGTGGACTTTGTGGAAGCCTGGTGAAGAAAGGAGTCTCCAAAGCCCTTCCAGTGTGA